The Streptobacillus ratti genome includes a region encoding these proteins:
- the rpsI gene encoding 30S ribosomal protein S9 — MSKQFLGTGRRKTSVARVRLIPGQTGVVINGKDMREFFAGREILAKIVEQPLELTNTLNKFGVNVTVHGGGNTGQAGAIRLGISRALVENNAELKAGLREAGFLTRDSRMVERKKYGKKKARRSPQFSKR, encoded by the coding sequence GTGAGTAAACAATTTTTAGGTACAGGTAGAAGAAAAACTTCAGTAGCAAGAGTAAGATTAATTCCTGGGCAAACAGGTGTAGTAATAAATGGTAAAGACATGAGAGAATTTTTTGCAGGAAGAGAAATCTTAGCAAAAATAGTTGAACAACCATTAGAATTAACAAATACATTAAATAAATTTGGTGTAAATGTTACAGTTCACGGTGGAGGAAATACTGGTCAAGCAGGAGCTATAAGATTAGGTATTTCAAGAGCATTAGTAGAAAATAATGCTGAATTAAAAGCCGGATTAAGAGAAGCTGGATTCTTAACAAGAGATTCACGTATGGTTGAAAGAAAGAAATACGGGAAGAAGAAAGCAAGAAGAAGCCCTCAATTCTCAAAACGTTAA